The DNA sequence GTTTTCGTAAAAATCGACAGTGTAAAATCCGGAGCAATACGGACGAAAAATCTGCCCTATTTCAATCGAAATTATGTCATATTTTCTGTCGTTTCGGCGAATAGTTTTACGTCCGTCTTCAACAATAATTCTTACTTTCGGATTACTCAAGAAACCAACGTCAAATTCGCTTTTTGCAAAATCGAAAACCGATTCTTCAATATCCACACAAAACAAACCGTCTATTCCATAGTATAAAAATCTGCTTGCCGTAAGTCCCGTTCCAAAACCGATTAAAAGTATATTTTTAGGATCGTTTTTTGAAATTATCGATGGAATATGCGCAGCCATAATTTGTCGGGTTTTACGGTTTTCACCTTGCCATAAACGGTCTATTTCCATAGTTTTTATACCGTTCTTTGATGTAATTGAAACAATCGCTTCCCGTCCTTCTTTAAAATTCACTACCGTTTGTTTTTTATCAAAAGAAAGATAGTTCTTAATAAAATCAGCATAATTTTCTCTTCCTAAAAACAATGCCGCAAGCGGCAAAAGAATTATAACGATTGCAATTTTTTTTTGTGAATATTTAAGAATTGCAACGCTTCCTACGAGTATAGAAACTACAAACGCCAGAATTATCGTGTTTGCGATTCCAAAAATCGGCAAAAATAAAAATCCGCACATAATCGCTCCGAAAATGGAACCGACCGTATTTGCCGCCGACAAAATCCCCGCTGTTTTTTCGGCGGATTTTTTGACTATTTGTACTGTCGCCGGAAGCATCATTCCTGAAAACAGCGACGGTAAAAAAGAAATCAAAACCGTTATTAGCAGGATGGAAAGAATTGATTGATTTTTTGCGATATTCATCCAAAATCCAGCCGGATTTAATAGAAAAACCGTTGAAAAAACCGTACTCCAAACTATAGAAATAATTCCAAACCAGTTTAATTTTTGCGAAATCTTATCCGAAATCGCTCCAAAAATTCCCGCTCCAAGCGCAAGTCCGAAAATTACGCAGGAAATCGTTAAGGTATAAACAAAAATAGTATTTGTGATTATTAACGCCAAAAATCTGCTTGCGATTAATTCGGCAAGCATACCGTTAAATCCGACAAACGCGAACAAAAAAATCGGCAAAAACGGTATTTTTTCGTTGGAAACAATATTTTTTGCCGATTTTTTGAATAGAAATAAAGCCGAAACCGCGACCAAAATATTTATTCCGGAAGCGGTGAATATTGAGTTTCTAATTCCAATGTTTTGCAACAGTAAAAATCCCGTCAAAATCGCTCCGCAGACGGCTCCTAAAGAATTTACGGCATAAACGCCCGAAATTTGTTTTTCTGTAGAATTTTCTTTTGCAAGTCCGACCATAACCGGAAAATTCATTCCAATAAAAATCGCACTTACGCCTATACTTACGATATGCACAAAAACCGTTAAGATGTTGCCGGGTATATAAATTTTATTTAACAGCGTAAAAAGCGCGACACTTAACGCCCCGAAAATTCCGACCAAAAATTCCAATTTTGCGTATAACTTTGCATCAAATTTTCGCTCTTTTTTAACGATTAAGCAATTGCCAAGCGCCATTGCGCCAAAAAAAACGGCGGTAACCGCCGAAATCGCGGTAATCGAACTCCCGAAAATCTGTGAACTCCATCTAATCCAGCAAATTTGATAAATTAACGACGAGACTCCCGATAAAAAAAACAAAACGTTAGCCATTATTTTCCTCCGAATCCAAATTCAAAAGAGATTTTTACCCCGTTGTCGCTCGTGCCGCTCGACGGTTCGTGCGCATAGACTTTGTTGCCGCTATCGTCATAACCCAAATATATATCCGGACTTTGTTTGAATCCGTAATATTCGTGAAAATACAATACTTTCCACGCTCTATTTTGCACTAAATATTTTATAAATCCGAATTCAAATCGCCAACCGACTTTCCCGTCAATATCAAATTTAAACTTAAAATTTTGAATCGGCAAAATCATCGTCTCCCAAACCGGAATCGAAAACGACAACTCAGAAATAACGCCTAAACCTTGGCTGTTTTTGGTAACGACGGAAATTCCCGGATTTATTCTTAACCAATAATATTTTTCGGAAATATTAAGACCTATAGGACGTATCCAGCCGTTAAACGCTACGTCGGTATATAATTTAAAATTCACATTGGAATTGGCGATTGCCGAATAACCGATTTCTAAATTTTCCCCGTGAAAATAATTGTCTTTGTTTTCAATCTTTACAGGCCAGTAAATCAAACACGTATCCAATTTTTTTGACGGGTCTGTGGTTTGAAAAAGTATTTCCCCCTGAGAACTTCCGTCATAAGTATGGTTTACGGAACGCGAATAATTAAATTTCGCGCCAAACGACAACTTATTTTCCGGGTTGTAATATTTATATCCGATTTCACTGCCGGCGGTAAGACCGTATTCGTCACTTCGAGGGGTACCCTTTATAATAATGTTTGGGATTGACTGTTTTTCAAATTCTTCAGAATACGAAAATCTATATGCCAAAAGTGAGAATTCAAGCGAATGTCGGGATGGAAAATCCGAAAAAATTGTCGAAAAAATAAAAAAAATAAGTATCGCTACAGATTTTAATTGTTTCATTTATTATTACTCCTATTTTTTACATAAAATTTTGAACAAAACACGAAAATTAAAACGAATATACTATTTTTTGGAACTTATATGCGTACCTGTCGCATAAGTAAGATTTTTGCAATTGAAACAGCCGAAAATTAAAAATAGAGATCATAGAAACCGTGAATCAAAACCTAAAGGAACTATCAATAGTCCAAAGACGACATATTTCTCGCATTACTTAACGATGACAACGTCGTCGGTCGCTAAATAATAAAGGCTTCTTCCCGACATCTTATAACTGCTGATTACTCCGACTATACGAATTTTAGCATCTTTTTCAGGATAGTTGTTCGTTTTACCGTCATTGCACCTAAACTCAAACCCCGTCTTGCAGCATGCGGCGGCATCCGAGAACAGTATGAAATGGCTGCAGTCGATCGGTACATTCCCAGGACACCACGAGTCATATTCGCCTTCAATTTTCATAGTTTTCCCCAAATAATTTTCCGGCTTTGTAACTATGTTAAGCAACATTGCCTGCTGCATTACATCGCTTAGCGCTGTCAAATCCACATCTATTTTTTTACGGTTCTCCTGAGAACACACTGAAACGGCGCACGCACATATCAAAAACAGAAATAACGTTATATTTTTCATTATACTTTAACTCCTTTTGCAATAAAACCCGCCGTGCAAAATACCAAAAAGACGACTATATTCACGGCTACGATAGTAGAACCTACAGGCGTTCCCGCTAAAATTGAAATCAGAATACCAAATGCGGCGCACAGCACGGACACGACAGCCGAGCATATCGTTACAGCCTTAAAACTTTTGAATACGCGCATAGCGGAAAGCGCCGGAAATATTATAAGCGCCGAAATAAGCAGCGAGCCTACAAGATTCATAGCCAGCGCTATTACCACGGCGATAATGATTGCAAGAATAAGATTGTAAGTTTTCGCCTTTATACCTGTCGCGGCGGCGAACTCTTCGTCAAACGTTATTGCGAATATCTTGTGATAAAACAGTAAAAACACCGCTGTTACCAACGCCGACATTGCAACGCACAGGATTACGTCCGTAAGACTCAGCGTCAAGATAGACGTAGAACCGAACAGAGTAGTGCATACGTCGCCTGAAAGGTTTGACGATTTTGCAAAAAGGTTCATTATCAAATAACCTATCGCTAAGGCGGACACGGAAAGCATCGCTACTGCGGCATCCCCTTTAATTTTTGCGTTTTGTCCGGCGCACAGAAGCAATACGGCGGTTATTATCGTTACCGGCAAAACAAAAAACATATTGCTTGTCAAATTCATCGCCGCAGAAACTGCAACCGCGCCAAAAGCGACGTTGGAAAGCCCTGAGCCGATAAATGAAAAACGTTTTAACACAAGCGTTACGCCCAAAAGTGAAGAACAAAGCGCGATAAGAACGCCTGCGGCGAAAGCGTATTGGACAAACGAAAATTGAAAATACATAACTAATTTGTCAAGAATTTCTTCCATTATTTCTACCTTTTTCTGCCGAACCGACCTAAGCGCGCTTAGATTCGTTTTCAGTATATTCTTCTTTAGCGCCGAAAAAAAGCAACTTTTGCTTACCTGTATGAAGGATGTGTGATGCGTATTTTACAGAAGCGGCTACGTCGTGGGTAATCATTATTATAGTAATTCCACTGCGATTTAATTTACCAGTTAACTCATACATTTCGGCTGCCGCTTTTGGGTCAAGACCCGATACCGGCTCGTCCAACAAAAGAATTTTATCTGCGGCGCACAACGCTCGCGCCAACAACACCCGACGTTGCTGACCGCCCGACAGTTCCCGATAGCAGCGCGACGCCAAAGAATCTACGCCAAGCGTTTCCATGCTGTCTTTGGCAAGCTGCTTTTGCTCCTTGTTATAAAAAGGACGTAAACCGCAGCGGTTAAGACATCCCGACAGCACCACTTCTTTGACACTGGCGGGAAAATCGTCCTGTATCGCAGCCTGTTGCGGAAGATAGCCGATATTGTCGGGCTTGAGTCCGTCTCCCATTGTAACTCTGCCGGACATGGGAGACTTTAATTTTAACAACGCTTTCATAAGCGTAGTTTTACCCGAGCCGTTTTCGCCGACGATACAGAGGAAATCTTTGGCGTTCACCTTAAAAGAAATATCGTAAAGTACAATTTTTGTATCATACCCAAGTGTCAGATTAAGACATTCAAGTTGCGGCATATCGACTACATTCTCAATTCAGGGCGTTCTTTAAGACGTCCAGATTATTTTCCATTACGGAAAGGTATGTTATTCCATTAGCAACATCTTTCGAGGTAACCGACTGCATTGAATTAAGTATGAGAATCCGCTGATTTTTATCCTTAGTGTTTGCTATGACGGTTTTTGCGATAGATTGATCTGCGCTCTCGGTAACAATAACGTTACGCAATTTCAGTTCGTCAATCTTTTTGGCAAGAAAGATTATGGTCTCAAAACTCGCCTCTGTTTCCGCAGAACATCCGGTAAAGGCGGCAAAAGGCGTTAAACCGTAATCGTCGGTCATGTAACGGAAAGGAAAGCGGTCGCCAAACAGTACCGTTTTGACCGAAGCAGCCTCAGTAACCGCTTGGTATTGTGCGTTCAAAGACGAAAGTTTTTCAACGTATTGAGCCGAATTATCCCGATATACTTGTGCATTACCTGCGTCCAAAGACGAAATTGCGTCGGCTATTACAGGCAAAAGCGCAGCGGCGTTTTTCAACGAAAGCCATATATGTTCA is a window from the Chitinispirillales bacterium genome containing:
- a CDS encoding fused MFS/spermidine synthase — protein: MANVLFFLSGVSSLIYQICWIRWSSQIFGSSITAISAVTAVFFGAMALGNCLIVKKERKFDAKLYAKLEFLVGIFGALSVALFTLLNKIYIPGNILTVFVHIVSIGVSAIFIGMNFPVMVGLAKENSTEKQISGVYAVNSLGAVCGAILTGFLLLQNIGIRNSIFTASGINILVAVSALFLFKKSAKNIVSNEKIPFLPIFLFAFVGFNGMLAELIASRFLALIITNTIFVYTLTISCVIFGLALGAGIFGAISDKISQKLNWFGIISIVWSTVFSTVFLLNPAGFWMNIAKNQSILSILLITVLISFLPSLFSGMMLPATVQIVKKSAEKTAGILSAANTVGSIFGAIMCGFLFLPIFGIANTIILAFVVSILVGSVAILKYSQKKIAIVIILLPLAALFLGRENYADFIKNYLSFDKKQTVVNFKEGREAIVSITSKNGIKTMEIDRLWQGENRKTRQIMAAHIPSIISKNDPKNILLIGFGTGLTASRFLYYGIDGLFCVDIEESVFDFAKSEFDVGFLSNPKVRIIVEDGRKTIRRNDRKYDIISIEIGQIFRPYCSGFYTVDFYENAKKSLNQDGIITQFVPIASFDFAVFKSIIKTFVSVFPNSQLWFNGSEFLLVGTNGEFGNLSGKRAQEIFSQNEKVVEDLRWSYWGGSLYMLSDRRILAASFLCDRNDLARMSQDGEIFTDNVPKLEYYSALHRQNQPFVDDIKTYLSPIGATMIPEISQQKDIDGINAIRNINLGDIISSELYFAYTNQKQSAPGLLEEALKYNSLNLPALMEIANIYYEKKEYLKSAECFNRALNLDSQNSYLHRQYALVLIKLEEQNLAIDHLLTSIDINSSDYISHTILAGLMLGKNLYDLAAKHVAYALKFNPNYAEALKMQQYLQNYYSAGEN
- a CDS encoding metal ABC transporter permease — its product is MEEILDKLVMYFQFSFVQYAFAAGVLIALCSSLLGVTLVLKRFSFIGSGLSNVAFGAVAVSAAMNLTSNMFFVLPVTIITAVLLLCAGQNAKIKGDAAVAMLSVSALAIGYLIMNLFAKSSNLSGDVCTTLFGSTSILTLSLTDVILCVAMSALVTAVFLLFYHKIFAITFDEEFAAATGIKAKTYNLILAIIIAVVIALAMNLVGSLLISALIIFPALSAMRVFKSFKAVTICSAVVSVLCAAFGILISILAGTPVGSTIVAVNIVVFLVFCTAGFIAKGVKV
- a CDS encoding ABC transporter ATP-binding protein — translated: MPQLECLNLTLGYDTKIVLYDISFKVNAKDFLCIVGENGSGKTTLMKALLKLKSPMSGRVTMGDGLKPDNIGYLPQQAAIQDDFPASVKEVVLSGCLNRCGLRPFYNKEQKQLAKDSMETLGVDSLASRCYRELSGGQQRRVLLARALCAADKILLLDEPVSGLDPKAAAEMYELTGKLNRSGITIIMITHDVAASVKYASHILHTGKQKLLFFGAKEEYTENESKRA
- a CDS encoding metal ABC transporter substrate-binding protein is translated as MKYFTVLALASLLLTLTLFACKQKSQKVSNKETSIVCTVFPQFDWVRQILGDKADKVELTLLLDNKIDLHSYQPSVADIAKISTCDLFIYVGGESDEWVNDALKGAINKNMTVINLLESLGDKAKIEETLEGMEAEKSENGDVEDEEEAEYDEHIWLSLKNAAALLPVIADAISSLDAGNAQVYRDNSAQYVEKLSSLNAQYQAVTEAASVKTVLFGDRFPFRYMTDDYGLTPFAAFTGCSAETEASFETIIFLAKKIDELKLRNVIVTESADQSIAKTVIANTKDKNQRILILNSMQSVTSKDVANGITYLSVMENNLDVLKNALN